A stretch of DNA from Strigops habroptila isolate Jane chromosome 10, bStrHab1.2.pri, whole genome shotgun sequence:
AACCTTCAATGCAACAAGAAGTGATTAGTGATTCAGTAGGTGAAATTTTCCATTCGCAAATCTCATATTACACGTATTAGTGACTGGGGTGCTGGATCTGCCATCGTTTGGATGTGAACCTGATCTCTTGCTTGATGTTTGTCATCTTGTTAAGGTGATGTGTCAGAAAACCTGAGATAAATCTCCAGTTCTGTCAAGCAACCATTCAGGGAGATTTGTTGCTGTAAATGTCCATGCTAGTCTCTTAAGCAAGAATACTACCTTGTTTCACCAGGCTGTTATGAGGTACTGTACTAGTAGCGATGTACTCATGTTTATACCTAGGTAAGCAGCACTTTGtgcaaaaaaagtaaagaatattGTACAAATTTAGCCTATCCCTAGTCTACCTAAACTACTTTCTGTAATTACACATATACCCtatatgtttttcttgaaaacatcCTTGCTGTTGGTACACTGTTCTTTGTGAGGCTTTCTCTCAGGACTGTTACAACTAAGCTTccttgcagttttatttctctatgTTTGTTCTGCACACAGTATATAGTTACAAAAATGGCATTGCTCTTTGATCTTCAGATGAATTTTAGCTAACAATTTCCAGGACAAAACCAATTACAAAATGCTTCGTTAGGCAAGGAATATGTTCTGCTCTTCtattttgcctgtattttatCATGGCTGTCCTGAAGTTCTGTATATATGCTCTTAACACATCCTTTCAGTTCCCCATAATATCACCAAGGCTTTAACAGAGAACAATTGTGTAGTTGGAGGACATGTAATAGGGTActagaagaaatatttacatcTGGCATGATCAAAGCTTTTGGGAGTATATGAGTGTGTATGTGGGAGGTCTAATTTTTCTGTGGGTGGATTCACAAAGACTGAAACACTGCAGTACTTAACCCCTCTCCCTTTATGAAAATTCAATTCCTCAAAATGATAAAGCATGTAATATCTGATTcttatcttttgtttttcatttcaaggAGTAGTATTCTTCTGCTTGTAACTACTTGTTTAAGGCATAGAGAATTCTTTGTATTTCATCTCCTGTACTGGCTTAGTAAGATGCTTATCTTGCTTGTGATGTTTTTGCATGTTGGAACATATATGTGTTTTAGAACCTAAAAATTGGATGATTTTAACACAGTTTTGATAGTCTGTAGAACTGCTGTGGTAGGCACACTACTGTACTGTCAGTGTTTGTAACAGCTACATCTTCAGGTTCAATTTCTGCTGGTTTAGCTCCTGAGGCAGTAACCATCTGTGAGCGGCTTCTAGAAATCTGTCATTTGAAGGTTTTTATTCAGTTACTTTAACTAGTTACTTAGATTATGAAGGCTGTTAATGCTCAGTCATTTGAATAATCTCTGTTAGTAGTTTGTTTACATGCCTCTGATGAGGAAGCTTTGGATTATAGCTGACCTGAGCTAGCAGCTTGCTGAACGGGGAGGTCTTGCTCTCCCTTTTGGCCTATTTCCTTCTCCCCACTGCCCTGTGATCTTCCCTTCCCTGGCTCCCAGATGCACCAATTCTGGCTGCTGGGTAACCAGCTCAGcctgccagcccagcagagGAGCCCACACGCCGAGTTGTGTGCCAAATTCATCTTCTGCTATTCTGGGCTTTAATTTACCAGGGGATCAGCAGAGGACCTGAGCTGGCTGGAGGAGCCTTCAGGAGCCATGGCCTGAGGGGTTGCGGGGAGAGCAAAGCCACCTGCCCTTTGTGCCTCTGGTGAACTTCCAGCTTGCTCAGACCACTTTCTGAAGTCATAGCGTGAGTCATAAACAGAGCATCATGTGTAATGTGTATGGCTTCTTGAAAACCAGCCCTGTTTTGCAGACAAATGGTGATGTGAGGAGCAATTCTTGTAAACAGTTAATATGTCAGTGAAGACACgtacatttatttttagcagaTATGCTCCTTTTGTGGGTATCTTAGAAGATTCTGTATATGCTTACAGCATCCATTACTGTTGCTTTTAGAGCCGGGGGTCATCAAAGCAATAGaacattttcccttctgaaagcattttttgccTATCAAATCATAGGTATGTATGTAACTTTGCTTGCTGTTATCTGTATTACCTCAGCGCTCTGAGCTTAGGGAGTTGATACACCTTTTTTGGATACTTTTTCTATCTCTTTGTTGTCCTTGTGGCAATGGTAGTCCACAAACGTGATCTTGAACGATTCTAGTATCAAGTTTGTGTGAACTAGTATCAAAGTCAGTTAATGTCAGTGTGCTCTGTAAGtaacagcagctgaggaagcGATTCAGAAACAAGGGAGCCATTCCTGATGCTCTGCAGTagagggatgggatgggcagATGGAAGTGAATATTCTTCATCGGCCAAAATTTGAGCTGTTGTTGAACCTGTGCCAAGACCTCAAGTACCAGGAGGCCACAGTGCCAGCTTCTCTAGCTCAATACCCAAGGCAGGCAGGCTCTTATCCACATTTTTGAAGCTGAAGTTTCAGCATCATCGAACTGatgctgatttgtttttctctggtGTCAGTGTCAAAACTGCTGCATGAGTTTGGTTGATAGTTAAATGGTGTCTGCATTTCACAGGTGGGTGGTTGGCATCTTTTGGGTCAGTAACAGTGTTCTGggtgtttgtatttttcctctgtgtgtgtgaccTCCTTTGTAGGTTTTACTTCTAAAACACCCCCTCACCATTTCCTTTGTGGCAACACAAGGATTCCCTGCAGGATTGCTGTGCTATGTGACCACAAAACtgacttttcttctgtgtcaCGGTGTTGAAATACTGCCAGTCAGCAAGTTCAGTCTAAGGAGTACCTCAGCATTACTCGTTCTGCTGCCTCATGGTAGCATGTTCACGTAACAACAGAATTAGAGGCCCCAGTATAATTTTTGGTGCATTTCTTAGTAGTCCGGTGTTCTCATTCACAAGGACAACATTTATACTTAAGGAGTCTAAAtctaggaagggaaaaaaggatcCAGAAAATGGCAGGCATTTTAAAGATCTGCAGTTTTACATATAATCAGTCCTCTAGAACAGCAGCTAACTTCAGGAAGACAGCAGTGGGAAAGAACATGTTTCGTGTTAGCTCCCAGCATCACTAAATTTGCTATAtattcaaatacaaataaagtaACACAAGAGATGTTATATAAATATTGATCATTGTAGGCACTCAGTAACCACCTATAAAAGTCCAAAGGATCACCAGAGTTCAAAAGAGCTGGGtgtaaaatgctgtattttgtaaGCATTTGTAAACGAGATGATGGTTTCAGGCTCAGAAACCcactttctgctttcatttctgctcttccagctctgAGGATTGACAGTATTCCTGAGGTTCCCATGGAACTTGAACGAAACCCTGTTTCTACCTGAGctgaaacaaatcaaaacaacattGGACAACCATTGTACCCATTCTTTAGAGCATCAGACTGTACCAAGTAAGGCAcagcaacagagaaagcaagtaaaaaacCACCTAAAAACCCCAATAGCTAAAATAAATGGTGTGAGAATGTTGCACTGTAATCCTGCAAGGTCTCCCCCACGGGCAAAGCTGAGGGATGTCCTGATACTGTGATAAGTCCTGACATGAAGAAAATAGATTTGAACATTTGATTTGACTGTCTAGCAAAGACAAACTGCGTATGTAACATTATTAGTGTCACCAAGAGATTGactgcctgctttcctgttGCTTGTTCAAGGAGATTTCCATTTACCCTCATCTAACTCCAAGATAAAGAAGGGACcatctgttctttctccttcactCCCTTCCTTATTACAGTCCTTTGTTCTCATGGTCTTATACTAATTCATCCTCCCCACTGTCCTCGGTACATTGCCTCGTCTGTCAGACACCATGTACCCATCTTTCCATCGTCTGTTTTGTCCTTAGTTGTTTCCTGTGCTCCCTTATTCATTGGCATGTGTATTTGCCTAGACCTGGTTCTTTTACTGTGCATTACTTTGCTGTGCCAAGGTACTCTAGAGAACCTGCAGCTGGTGTGAGGCCTCAGGAGGGTGTTACAGAGCAGAGGTGGTGCTGCAGGTGTGAACAGGGGTTGTGAAGGACAGGTTTCAGCTGCACTGCTGTGCCTCTTCACATCAGTAATCGTATTCCTTTGTGAGAAACGCTTAAATACACTCAGACACAAAAAGCGGGGTCTGCCTTCTGTGTCTGTATGAATTCTTACCAAATCATTCTGACTCTGCTGTGTTGTCTGCTTGCAAAAGACAGCCTTCAAGAAAGACATGTCCTTATGATACCACGACTTAGAAGACAGAGCATTTAGTGAACAGTTGGTCATTTGCTGGGCGAGGATTAATTTTGCCAAAATCCATTTTACAGTAATAGGGATTTTACAGGGGGTTATTTGTCAGCTCTCCTTGTCTGCGTCTGCTCCTCTTCCCGCATCCCCACTACAATAAAGACAAACTGCAATAGTGTTACCCGTACCTGTGAACGCTGCTGTTGGGGTTCTCATGCAAATGGGGCTTCTGGCGCGTTTAGGTACTCTGTTATTGAGGGCAGTCCTAGGAACCACACAGTTAAAACAGCATCTGACCAAGTGAGAGCAGTGGGGAAGTACAGGGAAGGAAAACGGTGTGGATGATGGCTCTGTGTACGGTTCTGGCACGACAGCTAAACCTGTATAGCTATAGCTCTGTGGTGCTATTGTAAACAGTGTCTGCCTTTAACGGCTTCTCTAAGTCTGTTTGCATACTTGATCTCTCTTACgtatatgtgcatatgtgtgtgtgtttgtatctTGTTATATATAAAGAGATGGCACACCAAATAATGATCCATTTTCTATCCCAGCCCTTTAAAAACATATAGCACGCTGTCGGTTTTGAGTTCCAGTGAAAACGCCAAATCAGATCTAAGGCATAGCTGCAGTTCCACAAAAAACAGTCACCATGTAGAATGTCTCTGGAGACGTTTCTAACAGACATCTTTGTACGTTTAAATCCAAATTAATGAATGCCACTAAATGAGCAGGAAGAGAATATTTAAGCATTAAGAATATGAAGAATATCAGCATTTTCAGTTGCTTCATGTATTATTTTGGAATCGAGGAAAAGCCCTATGAGGCACAGAAGTAAACAATCACCTAACTTATTTTGCAGTATAATTCATCGTTCCAAATGTGTTTGTGTAAATTCAGCGTCTGTTTTCAAGAAATCCCATTTGTGCTGATTTCATTTGACAATGTTTGTGGTCTCGCTATATGTTGTTACGCCCATTTCCTCTCAGCAGAGTTTGCACTTTGGATAGTGAATGCTCCAACGGCCTTGGATTTAGCATTTGTCATCTGCGTGAGCTGCTCCGGCTGCGTGGGAGAGATCCGTGCCGATGTGCCGATCCTCTGGAGTGGCTGCTAGGAGACAGCGAGCTGACAAGAGGCTCGGAGACCTCAGCCCCAGTCATTTTAATAACCAGTTGCTATCTCCAATCGGGATTGCCACGTTTGTGCAGTCCTGTGGCAGGAACAGAATGCAATATCTCATCTGGTGAAGCCTGATGAGCACTACTCCAGTATTAATTgatttacaatttaaaaataataaaataattacatgGATGGTATTTAGAATAAAACCTGGAGTTTGGTGTCTGTCTCCTGGCAATATCAGCATATAATTAGAGAGCAATAAGCAAACATTGACATAAAGAGTTACTTAACAAGTCATTGTTGACAAACACTTTGAGATTGTAACTTACTGCACTCGGTATCATTGCAGATGGTGACttgctttgaatttaaaatgctgctgtgggTGCCAGGCACAGCTGGCATTCAAGAACAGCGCTCTGCCCACTCCTGGCTTTTCTAGACATCTCACTTAAATACTAGGTAACTTTGTGCCATCTTCCATATGATTGGTTCCAGCCCCTGGAACAGCTTTGCTCACATCAGTCATTGTCTTCAGAAGGATTatttacataaagaaaaacattgccaCGCTGGTTCTGTAAAACCTGATGCTGTGTAATACGCTGTGCTCTCTGTGTCTTGGAAAGACTCTAAGAATCCAAAAAATGCTGGAAGGTAAACAGGAAGGAGTGTGACCGGCTCCATCTTTGAGAAGTTTGTTCACAATTAATATGACCCATGAAATATATTATGAACTTTCATTAAGCCCGTGCTTTAGGTATTGCCCTTCTGATGTTTCACTGACTGatacaattttcctttttcatttaatcCATTTAAAAAGCTCCATGATACGGCACATAACCATACTGGTTACAGACAGGTCTCTCTGAAATATAAGACAGTTTCACAAGGGAAGGCAAGCACATGCTAAGGATTAGGACTAGTATTTACTTCCACAGTTTCCCAAGACTTATACCATAACTGCCTGATTTCTGAAGGTAAAATTTCTCTGGCAAAGTAGGAACCTTTTTTAAGGCGTTTTCTCAAACCTTTGAAAAATGATGCATGTGAttatttacctttattttttaatgcaaagaagCTGTTCAAACAGCCTTTATTATCATTACTTCTCTCTAGATCTTCTTTTACGTGTTTTATAGTTTTCTTGTTATTATCCAGACCATCAGCCATTTTCTAATCACTGTTGGTCCTCTTTTTGTTGAGGAAGATGGTGATTTAGCTGTGAATTTCTGGGCAGAGAAGTTGACTCATCTCAGACAATTTAGCAAGCACCTTTTATAGCTTATATCAATGACTGACCTAACTTTAGCAGATCATGGAGAACTTAAATCAAGAGTAGCACTGGACCAATCCCAGTTCGTTGGACACTTCTTGGAGCACTAACGCTGACTCCAGAGTTTTCCAAAACGACAGAATTCCCAAGATTGTCTATTTCAAACAAGAGAATATTGGTCTGCCTTAAAACAACAAATCTGCTGCAGTCCGATGCTACTTTACTGGGTGGGCAGGGAGGCTGAATTCTAATGATGTTCAAGGAATGAGGGATTGCTGTAATGACTCCTGTAAACCTGCAACAAACCATTCAGTATTCAGGCTAAACCCACATTCTTTATACACAAATCCattgatttgtgtgtgtgtgtcaaatgtgctctggggagactgttccttttaaatgcatttgctaATTTCATTCAGCTGCGCATGGTTTATTATAGCTACTGTAGGAAGTAAAGCAGCCAAACCTAGTATTTTCCATTCATCCAGGTGCAGGCCACCTGTAGCTGTGTTATGGTTTATCCCATGTTTTTACCTCCTGGATTTTAATACCAAGAAAAAGTGGATTGTTTTTCCCTCTCATTTCAAGATGTAGAAagttaattatttaattaaggtgatttatttttttcttttaatttggtGTTGAagtgtttctaaaaaaaaaaggagacaaaccTTGGCTTCTTTGTCCATGACACTATTTAGACTAAGTTGTTTATTTTACCACATTTCCTCTGGAGGAAGGCAAGGATTCTCCCTTTGGTAAAAACCTTGTTTTGCACATGGAAACAGcctctttttttgctgtaaatCAAATAACTACTTTTAGAAAACTTCTCTAAAATGAACAGCACGCTGGTCAAAACAAAGCCGCTGCTCCAGTGCGAACAAAGCAGTTCCAAACACCTTGCCCTGGGAGCAGTGTTGGAAAGTAAGGTCCTGCTTGGTAGCGTCCGGCCTCCGAAATACACCAGAGGTGCACCCAGCTGTGTGCTCCCGGTCTCCCCACGCCGCTGCCTCGGCTCAGCCGCGAATCCCGACGGGGGATGCCGGGAACCGGCAGCTCTCCCACGGCCGGTGCCACCGCGGGAGCGCGGCGTGAGGCGGAACGCGGCCGGGAGGTGGCGCTGCAGCACCGCCGCACGCAGCCGCGCTCCCAGGCCGGGGTCCGCGTTAACCCGAACGGGATCGGGCCCAGCTCCGGCCAGGCTCCGGGTTAACCTCACCGGGGCCCGCACCGCTGGCATTAGCTGGGTGCTGCGTTGCTTCATGGCCTATTGCTTCCCGCTTCTCCAGTTGAGATAAGCTGCTGTATTGGGTTTACTGGGCACCTGAAAACTGCACAAGATGAAGTCACTGCTAGAGAAACAGATAATTTAGGAGCAAAAGTTTAAACGCTTTCTGTAAGTTTCTGGGATTCGGGGCTACTTCTGTAAGTGATTTACCTTGAAACTTGGGACCTCAGCAGGCGAAAGGGAGATGCTGGAGTCCGAGATGAacagacatagaatcatagaatagttagggttgaaaggaccttaagatcatctagttccaacccccctgccatggcagggacacctcgcactaaaccatgtcacccaaggctctgtccaacctggccttgaacactgccagggatggagcattcacagcttccttgggcaacccattccagggccTCACTACCCAGCTCTGCAAGCTGCACTGTGAGTTAGGCATCCGTTTACATCTGTTTTGAGCTCCTGGGGAAAGAACAGCCCAGATTATGACTGGAAGTCACTCTTAAAAACAATCAAGACCTGCACAATTAATTCCCACCTCCCAGGCTTGCCACACCTTACCAATATTTTTCAAACCAGTGTAGCAACAGGTTTATAGCAGAAAACAACCAGTACTTTGTGTTGTAGTATCAGAAGTGCAGTGTGGCTGTGTGACCCTGCTCATGTCAGCAGTTAGCATAAGCCTACCCAGTAACATcgccctttttattttattggggggaatttaaaatgcacatgcacatatatgtTCAACAAATGGATAAATGCAGACGGGTAATGGCGTAGGAATAGGTCTACAGTGACCATAAAACTTCAGTAACTTTGCGAAGCCTTGAGAACTTTGGTTAATCAGTAAACCAAATAACCCCAAAACTCAGCCCTCCTTATCGTGGTTTTTGAAATGCCACCGCAACCCTCTTGTCCCGCCTCGGTTTATAGCgagcaaataaagcaaactgTATCGGCGCACATACATTTCACCACGCACCGCTGGTGACCTGAGTTACTATATAACTACTCAGTCAAGAGCCTTTAAACCTTAAGCAAGAAGGTGGTTAGCAAAATCCTTCAGTGGAGTACTTATCGGCCATGTGTGATCAAAGTCAATTTAGTGAAGCATTCCCCCAGATGACGATGACACATTGCTCCCTGCATTATTGTCACCATCCTACGCTGCTTTCTCCGTTCACTAGCGGGCAGGACCTGCTCTGAAAGGGGCTGTTTTCATCCCAGAGATGtttgggaggagaaggagcgTGATCTCGGGGCAGGCACACGTGAACCCGGGTGGGGTGATGCGGGGCGCTTGGGAAACTACTGTCGTTCCCGGCCCCGCTTCCAGGTGCTTTCCCGTCGGGGGGCAGCGCCCCGCGCTCGGCCGGGAGCTGCGGCCCGCCCGCCGGGCTGGAGGAAGTACCGGGAGTGTGAATGCACCGCACCGCGCTCCAGCAGCCCTTGGGAAGGCAGAGCCGGGTCCCGCGGCGCGGGCACTAGGGGGAGGCAGATCCCTGCGCCGCCGCCCGCTCAGCCGGGAacggggggggggcgggaagaggagagggaggaggaggaggaagctggaaGCGGGGCCGGCGGGCGGTGGGGTAGCCGAAGTGGCCGGACACGGGAAGAGGCGAGGTTTGGGCTTGTTATTCCCCAGCTCCTCGTCTTTCCCGGGTGGATTTTCCATCTCTGTTGCAAAGCTCAGCCCCAACTTCGCGGCCAGGCTTGTTGCTCCGCTGGGGTTCCCTGGGCAGGGCAGCAGCCGGGTCCCGGGTGCAGGGGCTGCGCCCGGCGAGTCCTGGCCGCTGCCCCCCCCAACCTcgaggggggaaaaaggactGTGTGGGGACGGGGAAGGAGGGGAACCAAATGGGAGCATGAGCCCCACGGCGGCGGGGAGGCGAGTGTGAACACCCGACGCGAAGTGCCGTAATACTCCCCCACCCCCCGCAGttgctttcctttgcaaatgTGCTTTCAAAGCGCAGGGTTCCTGCTGACGTGGTCACATTTGCACCCTTGGATTTCCATGGCCTGATAGCCCGGCTCGGAAGCGAGAGAGGATCAAACGCCTCTGCTGGCTTTAGCAGCAATAAAACTTTACACGCCCGTCcgttttccctttcccatttgTCCCGGGGCTGAGCAAACGCGCGGGGGGAGCACCGAGGGTGCAGATCCGCGGCCTCCACCGCCTTCCCCGCCGCGTTTGCGCGGCCTTATCTGCGCTGGGGGGGGCGGAGCGGGGTGTTTTGCCTTGGCCGGCAGCCTGCTCGCTCCCGCCCGGGAACAGCCCCGCCGGCACGGACCTGCCGCTGCCTTcgcccccggccccgcagcggcggcgcggcccgccGGGAGCGCTCCtggggcggcgggcggggacCACGACGGGCGGGTCAAAGCGCTGTGGCAGAGGGTGAATGGGGGGGGAATCCATGGGACGGGAGATGAGGGGAGTGGGGGTCGCATATGAGCAGAGCCGGTGCGGGGTTAACGCCGCATTGGCTCCGTGCCTGCCCGCCAACCTCTCCCGAACtcccaacaaaaacaaaaccaagccaaacccccccccccccccccaaacaggGAGAGGGCCCGGACGCGCAGCCCCTGCTCAGCCGCCGTCCCGCCGGTCGCACCGGGGCAGCGCAGACCCGACCTTTGTTTGAAACAAATTACGTGGCAAAAGTTTATTTTCGGCGAGGCGGGACGAAAAGGTGTCCCCGCCGCACCGCGCACCGGCCTCCGCTCGGCGGCAGCCTCTACCCGCCCGGGGAAGCATCGCGGACGACTCCCGACCCTCGAAGGGAGGGGGCTAGAGCCACAGCAACCGCGCCGGTGTCTGCAGAGGGGCGCGAACGGCGCTTCGCGGGGGCCGACACCGTACGGACCGGTTCCATGCTATATGTGGCCCCGGCTCCGTCCCGTCCTGCCCGCGCTGCCCTCGCTACCGGCGCACTCCGCTCGGGGGCACAGGCGACTGACAGCGGGCAGCACAGCGAGGACACTGCGCCAACCTATCCCGCCCCACAGCTCCCGGCCCCCTGCACGacggcgggccggggcggggcggtcCTGTcgggcggggcggagcggagAACCGCCCCGCGGGCCTTGGCGGCGGCGGCGTTTATATGGGGGCGGCGCGAAGCGCCGCGGAGTTCCCGCAGTTCgcttgctgctgtgcagccGCCGTCGCCGTCTCGGCCCGGCACCCGCCGTCCCGCCGGGAAGGAGACGGGACCATTTCGGATCTCAAGCAAACGGCCGCCTCCTGTCTAGTCGTGGCTTTTCCAAACCCTCCGAGGAGAGCGGGATCTTTCGGTCCTTCCTGTATTTCCGACCATTACAGGATCTAGAAATGTCGACGACACTTTTATCTGCCTTCTACGACATTGACTTCTTGTGCAAGGTAGGGAGAAGGAAGGTGTTCCCCCGGCGCGACCCGGGCCGGTGCCGCGGTTTGGCGGGCGTTGCTTGGGCCGGGGTCGGACCCGCCCGGGACGGGCCTGGACGGGGCGGTCGGCGGGCTCTGCGGGCGGGCCGCCTCTTGACAACCGCCGGGCTCCAGCAGCGCGGGCCTCGCTGCAGCGCGGCCGATGCAAGGCTGCGAGCCTTGGAGCTACGGGGGCTCCTGGGGTGGTTTTTACTCTGGAGCCGCTCGCTGCCGGCTTTGCGTTGCCGAGAGGAACTTTATAAAAGTTGCGTGTACGGCAGAGCCTGCGAAGGGCCTCTCCGCGGCTCTGCCCGCCCGCTCCGGCGCTTGCTGCGGGCCCACGTTGGGGCCAGAGGGCGGTGCGACCCCCGCCCACCCCCCGCGGTGGCGCGGAGGGGCCGCTGGGCTGGCGGTCACCGTGCAaccccttctctttcccccGCTgtctccccctccctccccttcccccgcCCCGACAGACGGAGAAGTCCCTGACCAACCTCAGCAGCATGCTGGACAAGAAGGCCGTGGGGACCCCGGTGacctcccccagctccagcttCGCGCCGGGCTTCCTGCGGCGGCACTCCACCAGCAACCTGCCGGCGCTGGCCGGCGGCTCCAAGTTCCCCAGCCCCGCCGgctccagctcttcctccacatcttcctcctcctcttcctcctcctcctcgttCGGCAGCCTGAAGGAGACGGGCTCCGGCggaggcggcggcagcagcagcagccccacggCCCTGCTGAACAAGGAGAACAAGTTCCGGGACCGCTCCTTTAGCGAGAACGGCGAGCGCAGCCAGCACCtcatgcagcagctccagcagcagcagcagcaggcggcggcggccggcaAGGGGGGCGGCtccggtggcggcggcggggcccccATCAACTCGACGCGCTACAAGACGGAGCTTTGCCGCCCCTTCGAGGAAAGCGGCGCCTGCAAGTACGGCGAGAAGTGCCAGTTCGCCCACGGCTTCCACGAGCTGCGCAGCCTCACCCGCCACCCCAAGTACAAGACCGAGCTCTGCCGCACCTTCCACACCATCGGCTTCTGCCCCTACGGCCCGCGCTGCCACTTCATCCACAACGCCGACGAGCGCCGCCCGGCGCCCGGCGGGGGCACGGCCGCCCCttcgcccgccgccgccgccggggggCCGCACCACCACCCGCACCACCCGCCGCCGCACCCCGCCGGCAGCACCGGGGACCTCCGCGCTTTCGCCCCCCGCGACCACACGctgggcggcggcggcggcggcgggttCGGGCACCCGCGCGGAGGGGAGCGGCCCAAGCTGCACCACAGCCTGAGCTTCTCCGGGTTCTCCGCCCATCACCATCACCCGCCGCACCCCCACggcgccgccccgccgccgccgccgccgcccggggGCCGCCTGGACGCCGCCCTGCTGGAGAGCCCCGGCGGGTCGCGcacgccgccgccgcccgcttCTGCGTCCTA
This window harbors:
- the ZFP36L2 gene encoding mRNA decay activator protein ZFP36L2, translated to MWPRLRPVLPALPSLPAHSARGHRRLTAGSTARTLRQPIPPHSSRPPARRRAGAGRSCRAGRSGEPPRGPWRRRRLYGGGAKRRGVPAVRLLLCSRRRRLGPAPAVPPGRRRDHFGSQANGRLLSSRGFSKPSEESGIFRSFLYFRPLQDLEMSTTLLSAFYDIDFLCKTEKSLTNLSSMLDKKAVGTPVTSPSSSFAPGFLRRHSTSNLPALAGGSKFPSPAGSSSSSTSSSSSSSSSSFGSLKETGSGGGGGSSSSPTALLNKENKFRDRSFSENGERSQHLMQQLQQQQQQAAAAGKGGGSGGGGGAPINSTRYKTELCRPFEESGACKYGEKCQFAHGFHELRSLTRHPKYKTELCRTFHTIGFCPYGPRCHFIHNADERRPAPGGGTAAPSPAAAAGGPHHHPHHPPPHPAGSTGDLRAFAPRDHTLGGGGGGGFGHPRGGERPKLHHSLSFSGFSAHHHHPPHPHGAAPPPPPPPGGRLDAALLESPGGSRTPPPPASASYCEELLSPACANNAFAFSGQELGSLIAPLALHTQNFAAAAAAAAAAAAYYRCQQQPPPPGGGCPPPPASPPFSFQPLRRLSESPVFDAPPSPPDSLSDRESYLSGSLSSGSLSGSESPSLDSGRRLPIFSRLSISDD